In Mytilus galloprovincialis chromosome 1, xbMytGall1.hap1.1, whole genome shotgun sequence, the following are encoded in one genomic region:
- the LOC143047609 gene encoding uncharacterized protein LOC143047609, producing MKRMMIFIQLLICAIVNKVLSFECDISQEVCETSLNIEHQLTMMHPTEKAVYPKNGKLYKYDVTNTKDAAQITVDDVITADGWETARLVVVANGTMPGPPIIVYEGQTVIVHVTNHLKSEEVTIHWHGLPQEGSPYMDGVPFLSQCPISTGQTFIYKFIASHKGTYWYHSHVGSQRSKGLFGAFIIRERKPVEIEEHILTIQEWNHDWDSDMEDARMVFGGYDNREKFQVSRSLDGQYFSLLKAHSGLINGKGRFWDSHKNTHNEAPLEIFTVKQGNKYRFRIIGVGALYPWTISVDGHKITVVASDGFDVEPQIADSVIINAGERYDVIIDADQPIGNYWIRAKTLESNRNTSVEAILHYQGASDTEPLSTHRTCTDTDKCLVVNCFFTYYPQNDFTLCLPVDKLKHKSDNDQAPKVIQGKFTEYFLNFAFPGKSFTPGSVNGRRFISPTKIALANPKDLDYPCDNTECDEQKICTCTYSLNLKHGDTVQMIFLNMGSGKGWAHPIHMHGHTFYVLKMGYAQYDNGTGEMIGENKDIDCRGGVAKNESFCNDATWSNSSWVNGNIPDLELKKPVRKDTIIVPSGGYVVTRIVADNPGVWFMHCHIELHANDGMAIIINESYANHPSPPQNFPRCHSFQEYDSTITQRPEDDDLFEINDLYTERNFWIMFGVLCAVIVLQFIIILCKCCCERSKDKPEKSYDNNGHFNSGFNSKI from the exons ATGAAGAGAATGATGATTTTTATTCAACTTTTAATCTGTGCAATCGTCAACAAGGTGTTAAGTTTTGAATGTGATATATCGCAAGAGGTATGTGAAACATCTCTAAACATAGAACACCAGCTGACCATGATGCATCCGACAGAAAAAGCTGTGTATCCAAAAAATGGTAAACTTTATAAATATGACGTTACTAACACGAAAGACGCAGCACAGATAACAGTAGATGACGTGATTACAGCAGACGGATGGGAAACTGCTCGTTTGGTTGTTGTAGCAAATGGAACAATGCCAGGTCCTCCAATAATTGTCTATGAAGGTCAAACGGTTATTGTTCATGTAACAAACCATTTGAAATCTGAAGAGGTTACAATTCACTGGCATGGACTTCCACAGGAAGGAAGTCCCTATATGGATGGTGTGCCTTTTCTTTCTCAGTGTCCAATATCAACAGgtcaaacatttatttataaatttatagcaTCGCATAAAGGAACATACTGGTATCATTCTCATGTCGGATCTCAAAGGTCAAAAGGACTATTTGGTGCGTTTATAATTAGGGAAAGAAAACCAGTTGAAATTGAGGAACACATCTTAACAATTCAGGAGTGGAATCATGATTGGGACTCTGACATGGAAGACGCTAGAATGGTGTTTGGTGGATATGACAACCGTGAGAAATTTCAGGTTTCAAGATCTTTAGATGGACAATATTTCAGTTTACTGAAAGCTCATTCTGGATTGATTAATGGAAAAGGACGATTCTGGGATTCTCATAAAAATACTCACAATGAAGCTCCTCTTGAAATATTTACCGTCAAACAAGGAAACAAATACAGATTTCGAATCATTGGAGTTGGCGCTCTTTATCCTTGGACTATATCAGTCGATGGTCATAAAATAACTGTTGTTGCATCTGATGGTTTTGATGTAGAACCACAGATTGCAGATTCTGTAATTATTAATGCTGGTGAGAGGTATGACGTCATCATTGACGCTGATCAACCTATTGGAAATTATTGGATAAGAGCAAAAACTCTAGAATCAAACCGTAATACATCGGTTGAAGCTATACTCCATTACCAAGGGGCTTCAGATACCGAACCGTTATCAACTCATCGTACCTGTACAGATACCGATAAATGTTTGGTAGTAAATTGCTTTTTCACATATTATCCACAAAATGACTTTACATTATGTTTACCTGttgacaaattaaaacataaatcgGACAACGATCAAGCACCTAAAGTCATTCAAGGAAAATTTACAGAATATTTCCTAAATTTTGCCTTTCCTGGAAAATCGTTTACCCCAGGCTCTGTGAATGGCAGAAGATTCATTTCGCCAACGAAAATAGCACTGGCTAATCCAAAGGATTTGGACTATCCATGTGATAACACTGAGTGTGACGAGCAAAAAATTTGCACGTGTACATATTCATTAAATCTTAAACATGGAGATACCGTTCAAATGATATTTCTCAATATGGGTAGCGGGAAAGGCTGGGCACATCCAATTCATATGCATGGACATACTTTTTATGTACTGAAAATGGGATATGCACAGTACGACAACGGAACTGGAGAAATGATAGGAGAAAATAAAGATATAGATTGCAGAGGTGGAGTAGCTAAGAACGAAAGTTTCTGTAACGATGCCACATGGAGTAATTCATCATGGGTTAATGGCAATATTCCGGATTTAGAATTGAAGAAGCCGGTACGCAAGGATACTATTATAGTTCCGAGTGGAGGATATGTTGTAACACGTATAGTTGCCGATAATCCAGGAGTTTGGTTTATGCATTGTCATATTGAACTTCATGCTAATGATGGAATGGCAATTATTATTAATGAATCTTATGCTAATCATCCATCTCCGCCACAAAATTTCCCACGCTGTCACAGTTTTCAAGAATATGATTCAACGATTACGCAAAGGCCAGAGGATGACGATTTATTCGAAATAAATG atctcTATACAGAAAGAAATTTTTGGATAATGTTTGGTGTTCTATGTGCAGTGATAGTATTGCAGTTTATCATTATATTGTGTAAATGTTGTTGTGAACGATCAAAGGACAAACCTGAAAAATCATATGACAATAATGGTCATTTCAATTCTGGTTTTAATTCGAAAATATAA